A portion of the Lampris incognitus isolate fLamInc1 chromosome 9, fLamInc1.hap2, whole genome shotgun sequence genome contains these proteins:
- the LOC130118286 gene encoding lipid scramblase CLPTM1L-like: protein MFPWCYSKTGVSGGKRTSIAKIFLGIFVVYMLHTAWVLYGFLNTKPCDKGRGEQCITSYLAERPRLQMSVFTCLVPDDSQLHLIVKIDPFDQHATFERQVNVDLPEETRANGSLYAVVYVHKAGVSPLDDNREVHYAAQLTTYVNPRHTEGPKDKQKESTARPEARISRWRPRLSVTMMSEDFIFNRAGLPSDVRRYMRIAPEGRKMAYLPLLLVDELSFRVRDLMEINSSTFQLPLTVSYEGISLRKFRFWVHLQDVVYSLRQFGFTEENIDEIKEALVGSNLYLLVLTALVTVLHLICEFLALKNDISFWSKKRSMVGMSRKSVLWRCLSTLLIFLHLLKETSLLVLVPVGLGACTEVWKVFKVFKIQIQWKSSRSIFHVNKLDDAERKTVEYDTQASRYLSYLVCPLCISGGLFSLAYLRYKSYYSWLINSLVTGVYALGFLSMAPQLYINHKLKSVGHLQGTVLMYRGVNTFITDLCSCVSFLSSSSSFSSSHQLSCFRDELLFLLYLYQCRRYASRTRGRDAGAHNRKLKAQ, encoded by the exons ATGTTCCCCTGGTGTTACTCCAAAACTGGGGTTAGCGGAGGTAAGAGAACCTCCATCGCAAAGATCTTCCTGGGGATTTTCGTGGTCTACATGCTGCATACAGCATGGGTGCTGTACGGCTTTCTGAATACAAAACCGTGCGACAAGGGGAGAGGGGAGCAGTGCATCACTTCCTACCTCGCAGAAAGACCCCGACTTCAG ATGAGTGTGTTCACGTGTCTGGTCCCAGATGACAGCCAGCTCCACCTCATTGTCAAAATTGACCCATTTGACCAACATGCCACATTTGAAAG GCAGGTGAATGTTGATCTCCCAGAGGAGACTCGTGCAAATGGCAGTCTGTATGCAGTGGTGTACGTCCACAAGGCCGGTGTTTCACCGCTGGATGATAACAGAGAGGTCCACTATGCTGCTCAGCTCACCACCTATGTCAACCCAAGGCACACCGAGGGACCAAAAGACAAGCAAAAG GAATCCACAGCGAGACCAGAGGCTCGTATCTCCCGTTGGAGAccacgcctgtcagtcacgatgaTGTCGGAGGACTTCATCTTCAACAGAGCAGGACTTCCTAGCGATGTGAGGCGCTACATGAGAAT CGCTCCGGAAGGCAGAAAGATGGCGTACCTTCCTCTGCTGCTGGTTGATGAGCTCAGCTTCAGAGTGAGAGACCTCATG GAAATCAATAGTAGCACCTTTCAGCTCCCCCTGACTGTGTCCTATGAGGGGATCTCTCTCAGAAAGTTCAGGTTCTGGGTCCACCTGCAGGATGTTGTTTACTCCCTACGACAGTTTG GCTTCACGGAGGAGAACATCGATGAAATTAAAGAGGCACTGGTGGGGTCGAACCTCTACCTGCTGGTACTGACTGCACTTGTCACAGTCCTACAT CTCATCTGTGAGTTCCTTGCCCTTAAAAATGATATCAGCTTCTGGAGTAAAAAAAGGAGCATGGTGGGAATGTCCAGGAAGTCAG tTTTGTGGCGCTGTCTCAGCACACTGCTGATATTTCTCCATCTACTAAAGGAGACCAGTCTGCTTGTGCTGGTTCCTGTTGGGCTGGGAGCCTGCACAGAG GTGTGGAAGGTGTTTAAGGTATTTAAGATCCAGATTCAGTGGAAAAGCTCCAGGTCAATCTTTCAC GTTAATAAACTGGATGATGCTGAAAGGAAGACGGTGGAATATGATACACAG GCTTCCAGATACCTGTCCTACTTGGTCTGTCCGCTGTGTATCAGTGGAGGCTTATTCTCCCTGGCCTACTTGCGCTACAAGAG TTACTATTCCTGGTTAATCAACAGTTTGGTGACTG GAGTCTATGCccttggcttcctgtccatggcACCTCAGCTCTACATAAACCACAAG ttgaaGTCTGTGGGACATCTGCAGGGGACTGTGTTGATGTACAGA GGAGTGAACACATTCATCACGGACTTGTGCTCCTGCgtctcctttctctcctcctccagctccttctcctcttcccatCAGCTCTCCTGCTTCAGAGATGAGCTCCTCTTCCTGCTCTATCTCTACCAGTGCAG